From Symphalangus syndactylus isolate Jambi chromosome 5, NHGRI_mSymSyn1-v2.1_pri, whole genome shotgun sequence:
ATTAtgccaatttttatattaattgtaGTCCCTAAGTTttcataaccaaaaaaaaaaaaagagaataacctTACAGTTACCTACTAAGGTAACGAACTGTGAAATCAATTCCccaatattgctttgaaaataaacCCCTTGGTTGTTAAGAGAAATTCCAACTTCCCACTCCATCCGAATGTATTATTTAACCGGTATTCTTCAGTCATCATCTACTGTTGGCTTGATTGTCACTCCTCTTCTTATCTGACCCCAACCAATTAAACGCCAGTGTTTTTCAACTCTTCAGCTAAGGGCAATTTTTTCTCCTACCTCTGTGCACACTGGATTGGTCAAAACAATTTTACCCAAATCGGCCTTGACAGCACTAACTCTGCCTCCTGTCGACAGGGATCCTATGTTCACCATGAGCACTTCATTCTTAGACAGCTTTTGAACCTTTGCTGCTTTCTTGTCTCCTTCAGTGCGTACACCTAGAAGCCGTCTAAGCAGGAAATAGGaaatttccaattctgtgaatatcTCAGGTAAAACTGTGACTGCACCAAGTACTTGCCCCACTATTCTGTCAGCCCGGCACAAAGTGGGGTCAATTTTTGTTCCAACTCCAATAAGACCGCCTGGAGCAGCATATTGCAGATCATTATGCTCCGCAAAAAGTgaaacaattttggaaaagatTGGTTTACACATGAGTTTTCCTTCGCTATCTTTGGAAACAATACCAGGTCTTACTTCTGTCTCCTGGCCCACCTTTAATACTCCTTTTAGGATACTACCACCAGCTACACCTCCCTTAAGGTCATCAACTTCACAGCCAGGTTTGTTGACATCAAAAGATCTAATAACAATAAGCCGGGGCTCTGAAGTAAAGTCTCTTGGGGGTACTGGAATTTTCTTTACTATGTACTTACAAACAACTTCAATATTGTATTTCAGCTGAGCCGAAATTGGAATAATGGGAGCTCCCTCTGCTACTGTACCTTGGACAAATGCAAGGATCTGCTCGTATTGTTCTTTAGCCTGACTTTCTTTTaccaaatcaattttattttgtagaatcaAAATATGCTTCAGTTTCATGATCTCTATAGCAGCCAGGTGTTCAGATGTCTGAGGCTGAGGGCAAGATTCATTACCGGCTATCAACAGAAGAGCTGCATCCATCACTGCTGCACCGTTCAGCATAGTAGCCATCAAAATATCGTGGCCAGGACAGTCAACAAAGGAAACATGTCTGACTAATTTGAATTCCCTTTGGTCCCTGGAATGTCTGTAGGAAACTCATCAGGCGTACTGCTCCCACAAGATCTATAACATTCTGGTCGACGGCAACTTGGGTCATCAAGTTTATAAATCTTAGCATTAGTATATCCAAGCTTGATTGTAATATTTCTTTCTAGTTCATTTTTGAACCTGACAGTGTGAACTCCAGAAATAGCTTTGACGACTGTGGATTTCCCATGAGCTACATGACCAATTGTACCTATATTAATTGTGGCTTGTCTGCTGATAACTTCGTGTGAAAGTGGCGTCAACTTGGTAACATCTAAGGTGGTGAGATCCTGACGTGAAAGATGCGGCTGCCCCTGAGTCACTCCAGCTTCTCCGCCCGCCATGCTgccagaagaggaagaaagtcaCCCTGGCTGTGCCTGATCGTCTGCAGAGGTCCTAGTGCGGGGTGGGGAAGCAGAGGCCGGAAGGCCGACTAGGGGCTCAGGATGGCCGGTGCAGCAGCGGCCTCAGTGCTTGGACTTCTCTCCGCTTGAATCTGCACAGTGCCTGTCGGTAGGCTTACTGGAAAACACGGTGCAAAGTTGCTGGAGCTATTCGTCGCAGACCTGGTAGATATTTGTGCAGGCAATACTGAGGGCAGCCACCAAACCCCCGCCCCCTCGGCCCATGCGAGGCGGGtcgaaaatatattttcagttgaCTACagataaatacttaaaaaattaatagaccaTTGTAATCTATTTATAGGAAAATAGATCTTGTATATACAGCCTGCTATTACATTTCTAAGAAGACACAAAACCAGCAACACATTGAATAATTCTacactaaatatttttcttctttaaattaagaagattaattattaatatatttattttttgttcgaAACAAATAGCTATGTCGTGGTTTATATTATAATGTTCATTTCTTCAAATTATGTTGGAGTGATGACCATTAATAGATGCTATATTGGAGATTtattacaatagctttattgaggtatagtttatatacaaaaaaactgcatttttaatatgtacaatttgatgagtttggacatatgcaTACATTCGTAATACCATCACCCAATGAAGATAGTAGGCATGTTTATCATCTACAAAGGTTTTCTTGAGTACCTTTATTTTGGGAGCAGAGGGCAAGTAAGACACTTGACCTGAGATCTACCCTCCTAGCAGATTTTAAAGTGATCAACGTATTGTTGCTAACTATATGTACTATGTTGTACAGTatatctctagaacttattcatcttttgTAACTGAAACTTAACCAATTGAAAGTgagtccctggtaaccaccattctctgttcctatgaatttgactacttcaGATAACTCATATAAGTAAAATCATAAAGCATTTgttcttctgtgactggcttatcttATTTAGCTTAGTGTCCTCAAGGGTCATTCATGTTGTCATGAATGGCAGAATATTCTTTCTTTAAGGCTGAagaatattccatcatatgtacatactacattttctttatccattcatctgtcaatgtaCATTTAGGTTGTTTAAATATTCTGTTTATTCTTGATAATCCTACCATTGAtgtgggagtacagatatctcttcaagatactaattttaattcttttggatatactgtatacccagaagtgataTTATTGGCTTATATGGGTAGTTTTACTCTTAATTTTTGAGGAAGCTCTATACAGCTTTTTCATAGTGCATTCTTATCAACAATGTGctagggttccaatttcttcacattctcaccaacatatatatatatctatatatagatacatagatatggagatatatctatatctatatatgtatatatatctccatatatatggATATGGATATATTCGTTTTAAGGAAGAGGGTAATGAAAGTGAGAGGATggctcttctgggtatatacgaATGAATATATGGATATAcgaatatatccatatatatatatgtaaaatagccatcctaacaggtgttaGGTAGCATCTTAgaacatttccctaatgattagtgatgttgagcatttttttcatatacccacTGGCCACATGCATGTCttttgtggagaaatgtctattcaagtccttcatccattttttaaaattgggctattttttgtttttggtattaaGTTGTAGaggttccttatatattctggacattAATACCTTAACAGAtatgttatttgcaaatattttctcaaatctATATGTTGCCTTTCATtctgctgtttcctttgctgtgcagaacatttttagtttgatgtagtcccactttATATAATTTTGCTTTGGTTACTTATGCTTTTATGAAAATTTAATGTAATCAAATACATCTATAGATTCAAGACAATTCTGTTCAAAAATTCACAATtgaatttttttacaaaaatagaaaaatattcctaaaactcatatagaaccacaaaagacactgaatagccaaagcaatctccAGGAAGAAGAACAAGGTTAAACAAGGTTAAAGGCATCATACACCctgatttcaaaaatattacaaagctacagtagtaCTGGCATAATAACAGACATACAGATCAAGAGAtctttgagaaatgcaaatcaaaaccacaatgagatgctgtCTCTCACCAGTCACAATGGTGATTCAAATTTGGCATTTTGATTAAAATGTCAAAGAATAAGAGATGCTGGTGCGGTTGCCAAGAAAAGGGACActgatacactgttggtggaaatgtaaattagttaagaCACTGTGGAAaccagtttggagatttctcaacgAACTTAAAACACAACTGCCATTCAGCCCAGttatctcattactgggtatatacccaaaggaaaataaatcattctactaaaatacactggaatttgtatgtttatcacagcattattcacaatagtaaagatgtGGAATCGATCTAGGTGCCCATCAgaagtggattggataaagaaaatgtggtacataaaatgtggaatactatgaagccataataaagaataaaatgatgtcctttgcagcaacatggatgcagctggaggtcattatcctaatcaaatcaacacaggaacagaacaccaaatacttacatgttctcacttatgagtgggagctggacattgagtacacatgggcataaagatgagaacaatagacacttgCGACTCCAAAAGGGGGGATAAAAGGAGGGGTGTAGGGGTTGAAAcccacctattgggtactatgctcactatttGGTGATGGGGTCAAACGAAAACTAAACCATGGCATCATgcaatatatttatgtaaaaaatctgcacatgtacctcttgattctaaaataaaaataaaagattgagaTAAAAAAGAGATAAAGTGTATTTAGTACAGTCTATTAGGACATTCCTGGATTTAAGttatttctatataatatttCTAATACGTAAACtattcctctatgttttcttctaggagtttaaaagttttagttcttacatttaaatcttcagttgattttgatttgattttgtgCCTGGTGTATGATGAATCCAACATCtacatatggatattcagttttcccaacacgaTTTGCCAAAGAGACTGTCATTTCATGGCAtccttatattaatataaaaattaatttaccaTGTGGGTTTATTTTGGGGttttatattctgttccattggtgtatatgtctgttttttttttttaatcagtaccatgctgttttggttattgtaaccttgtagtatagttttaagttaggtaatgtgaagcccccagcttttttgtttgtttgacatttgggctcttttttggttccatatgaattttataatagtttttttttcagttctgtgaagaatgacattggtaatttgataggaattgcactgaatctgtagattgttctgaatagtatggacattttaacagtatttaatttttccaatccttgagcatagaatatttttacttttgtttgtgtcatctattgtttcttttggcaatgttttatagttcttcttgaagagagCTTTCCTGTCTGGTTAGATGAATCTCaagttattttattgtttctgtggTTATTGTAAGTGAGATTGCATTCTCGATTTTGTtgtcagcttgaacattattggtgtatagaaatgccactgatttttgtatctcaaaactttactgaagtcatttactggatctaggagtcttttgaaagaatctttaggattttctagtgTAGAATCATACTCTCAACCACGTGAATTCACAACCAAAATCTACCAGACATATaaaaaagagctggtaccaatcctgcataaactcttccaaaaaattaaggAGGAGGGATTTCTCCCTAACCCATTCTGAAACCAGTGTTTCTGATATTAAAGTCTgccaaagacacaacaaaaaagaaaactacaggccgaTATTCATGAGGAAGAGAGGtggaaaaattctcaacaaaatactaggaaaccacatccagcagtacatcaaaaatataatccaccacaatcaaatgAGCCTTATTTTTAGGATGCTGgcatggttcaacatatacaaatcaataaatataattcaccacataaatggaattaaaaacaaaaataatataatcatcTATTTAGATGCAGAAAAGGGACTTGATGAACTACAACActgctttatgataaaaaccttaagcaaactaggcattgaaggaacatatctcaaaataataagtacCATCTAtaataaacccacagccaatatcttactgaacaGGTAGAAGTTGGAAACATTGCCCCCAAGAActgaaataagacaaggatgcccactgtcaccattaCTGCTCAacacagtactagaagtcctagccagagcaatcaggcaagataaagaaataacagACTTCCACCAGGAAAAGTGGAATTCTAATTGTCTCTTTAAGTCTTTTTATCAGAgctatatgtaatacatatttaataaaatttaagactATATTTACATTAAGTttctaaaacaaatttttcattaattatgtaaacaaatatttattaagaatctTTTTTATGCCAAACATGCATCTAGGGTCTAagaatacaaaagaagaaaaaacaaagaaaagtcaCTGTTCACATGAATGACCTTTAGTGGAAAGAAGACACATAGTGAATGAGTAAATTACATGCGTAGTACTTGATTATAAGTAATCATAATAAAGCAGGAAAGGATATTTTGTAGTATCAAATGGCATGCTTAAATGAACTAGTCAGGAAAGCCTTGGCTGATCCttgtttctttccaattctgCTTTGGTAATCAAATAATCTAAAATCTCACtttctctgctgggcatggtggctcaatgcctatattcccaacactttgggaggctgaggtgggcagattacttgaggccaagagttcgagaccagcctggccagcatggtgaaacccatctgtactaaaaatacaaaaattagccaggggtggtggcggacacctgtaatcccagttactcgggaggctgagggaggagaatcgcttgaacctgggagacggaggttgcaatgagcctagatggcatcactgcactccatcccaggtgacagagtaagactttgtctcaaaataaaataaaataaaataaaatctcatatTCTTTTTGATAACTGAAATTCTCTATATTTGCTGTTATAACATGGCTTCTTAGCAATATAATTACTTTACGAATGAATTGCATTATAAATTAATGGGGCTGTAACTTCTGATATAAGAAATTTTTACAATGTACTCGTTCACTAGGttgtagaaatacaaaatattgatAACATTATGTCCTTTTTCTTGTGGTTTATTCACGAAAACTCGtccaagaataagaaaaatcaagGCGGCGATAGTTATTCCCTTTATAATTTCAGAAACAAGTAGACAGCAGAGAATTCTGCTGAAACCTAGGTACCCATTGaaataaaactatacaaaaaGAGCTGATGGTAGTTGCTTAAATTTAAATCTCCTACAATagccttaaaatatatatatagattacatgcaaaaataaaaataaaaagacaaatttatgCCTTTAGCATAACTCGGGGTCAGAAAATACCAAGACTTCAAattattgtaaattaaaaaaaaaaagaactccactGTAATGGAGTTATTCCTAGATCCCATCTCTATCCTCTCATGGTGCCCTAGGGGTTTCGGATAAACTGGCAACCACCTCAGAAAGAGCAAGACCACAATAATTGTGAGAATTTAGAAAGGAATTCCAAAAGGATCAGATTGCTGGGCAGAAGGAAAGTGTGTTTTGGACTTGAAGAGTTAGTCTTGGAAAACCAAACTTCTGAGGAGAAGAGGGTAAAacataagaaaggaaaaagcacATTTAAAACCTGCTCAGTAAATGAGGGAAAAAagcaagtgtgtgtatgtgttgaagAGAGGTGTTAGGATAGACAAAATGACattcaaaagacaaaacaaaacaaaagaaacttctCTCCCCCAAATCATTCATTTAAGAGAATGCATTGCAATATTTTGACAGAAGAGGACACTCTTGACATAGGAATCCAATACAGTGCTCCAACTatcattccagtccacaaaaagcatttttagtttattaataTACGAAGATACTATGGAAAGAACACAGAACATAAGAATTAAAACAttcaaactgatttttttaaatgccccaTGAAGAACAATcatgaaacacagaaaaatatgatACAACACTTCAAACTGATTTAAATatcctaaaaacaaataaaaattgaactAGTATACCAAAAATTCACAAGTTAAAAACCAAACTGTATAAAGCAAGAAGAAATGCAACAGTTCTTTAATTTTCCCATTTTCACTCACCTATTGTTATCGGGACTTTTTTTCATTGAAATTACAGACTTTATAGCTAAAAGCTTCTTCCTAGGAAGATCCTATGTTTTAGAAACTTTCAGTATCGATTTTCCTTATATAAATCTTTATCAAATTCACTTATCATCAAGCTAATTTTTCTCTGGAATCATACAATGATAAATTATTTCCTGcctcaataaatttttacttcctggattttaattatttctgtcATATGAAGTGATGTATCTGAGTCCTGTAACCACTAAAtcctttctaatttattttctttatatacattttcaCAGAAACCCTGGAATCTGGATAACCTATTGTGTAATTTATGCTTGAATAACCTTTTATAAAGTGTTTTAAGCACTATTTATCTGACAATTATAAGACTCAAAAAAAAGTGGATCAGTGAAACAGAAAATGTCCCAAATCAGATGGTCAAAATAATCTATGACTTGGAGAATAAAAGCAGGAACTAAGACTGTGGCTAAATTCCTAGTGTTTAAGtcctgaaagaataaagtttcaGCTAATATGTGTTCTGTTCCTATTGCTTTGATAATTAATCatggaattttcatttttctagatgACTGTAATTCTCtgactttgctttaaaaaattaattctctCAATTTAATCAAAGCTTATTCGAAAGAGGTGACAGGTGTATAGATCTGTGGTTTCTGTCACAAGAAAATCACTTCTTAGGAGAATTTTCTATACATAACcagttttagaaatgcaaaaagtaattttaatttatttttgttttattttcctataaTATTGATTACAAAAgataggaaaaattaatataaagaaaatgactgcattttaaaaatgtatctttgtGCATGTCCTAAAAAACCCTGATCTCTACATAAAgatatctattattatttttcttcagaatttcagaaataacaaaagagaagaaaattttatGGAAATCTAGATTTGCATCTCATTAAAATAGACTGAGGAGGGATTTGGAATGTAGACactttatcttattttcttatcTTATTCTATTCATGTTAATATCTGTAACTAAAGTAATCTTTCTTTGACTAGCTGGTTTATGCTATTTTTAGAACATAATGCTATATATTCTGGTGGAGTGGTTATTTAATAGAATATTTTGATATAAAACCATAATCCAAACATGTGACAATTAAAATTGTTTGAAAGGACTTCTTAAAAGTATAAATGGAATAGCTTACAACTGATGCAcgcttttgtaaaaaaaaaaaaaaagttgataaatcAATTAAATACCAAAGAAAAACTGATATCGGAAACATTAGTTAAACCATAATGGAAAGATTTCCAAGTTTTTAGATTTTTGTCTGAGTTTACTCCTTAATACCTACAGAGTTTGGGGTTAAGTTTATCAGCTTGAGGAGTCAGTTTGGTTTCATTTTggtttgaaagaagaaaaagaaatttagagagggattttgaaaaagaaagaagtcatgGAAAGTGTGAGGCACAAACTATGCTAACAAAATTCAGTCAACTCTTTTGCTGAGAACATAACTATATCTctcatcagtcagaatggcagttattaaaatgtcaaaaaataaaagatgctcttgaggtttcagagaaaagtgaacacttatacactattggtagaaatgaaaattaattcaggcactgtggaaagcagtttagagatttttcaaagaacttgaaGCAGAGCTATCATTcgaccagcaatcccattacagggtatataaccaaaggaaaatcAGTTGTTCCACCAAAAAGACGTATGTATGTTTATGTCCCTCATGGTGCTATTCATAACAACAAAGACAGAATCAATGTAGGTGCCCATTAatggtggattgaataaagaaaatgtggtatgtgtacaccatggaatactatgcatacataaagataaataaaatcatgttttttgtggcagtatggatgcagctggaggccaaaatcttaagtgaattaatgcagaaacagaatatcaaacactgcatgttctcacttataagtgggagttagaCATTTGGTACACAAATATATAAACCtggaaacaacagacattggggaCTGTTAGGGGATGGGAGAGAGGCTGGCATGGTGCccaaaactacctgttgggtactatgcttactacttgggtgatgggatcatctTTATCCCAAATCTTAGTATTACACATATACCCATGTCACACACTGTCATGTGCCCtctgaatccaaaataaaagttgaaaaaaaatgaattaacaaaatcaaacatattagattttaatttttatatattacatgcCTTTCACGAAgacttctatttttcttcatgCTGCTTAAAAGTTATGACtgtaagaaaagttaaaaaaagaaatacctataTTGTATCTTAAATATCATTTTGTGCTTTTCTATCTGTGGTGCAGAATGAATAGATGCTCTGGGAAATGACATCAATtccatatcatttatttattcactgaaCTCACATTTATTGGGTTAACATATGTGGCCAGTTGCTGTGTTATCCCCAGGGTTACAAAGGTTAAGTAAGCATGGTCCATTAAGGTACTTACAGTACATAGGGGAGCAAGTCACAGAAGTCAGAGTACCAGCACAAAGCTAGGTGTAAGCCTGGACTGTGATAGGAGTATGTAAGATGGACCTTATCCAAAATGTTAGGCTGCTCAGTGTTTGCACATTTGAAAATCGTTTTCTGGGATAtttaagtcaaataaaaaaatgaaaagaagatttTGTACAAGACAGCACATTCAAAGATATACTATTTTCTGGTCAATATTTTTCTTATGCTCTAGCAAGCTacaacaacaaatatttcttggctCCCAGGGGCTATGAAGAATTTCAAAAAGAGGTGGTGTAACTTCTATGCTCGGAAAGCACTTACAAGTTAAATACGAGCAATAAAGTTGAAGGTATATAAAAACTTAGTATAACAATAGTAAGTAGAAAAATGACTGTGTATGAGTGGTCGAGTGTGTGCGATGGATGTTTCTGCTCACCCCTGTAGAGATACAGCAAGCCCCAGTGCTGCCAAGGCTGTGGTGGAACCTCTGTGGCTTCTAGGGGAGGTGTGTAGTTCAGCCCATGACGTCAATATGGTTCAGGGTGCTATTTACTGACTATTTGGCTGGAACAATCTCCTGAATTTTATGTGAACTGCTAGtggaaagttttaaaatcaaGCAATATCTGTAAATATGTTTCTTGGCAAGAGAAATAGTACGaaaaggagaaagtgggaaacTTTTCTGGGCAGTGAGGTGAATAAAACACTGGTAGAGAAAATGAGACTGATCTAAAGATACTGacaaatatattagaaaagaggaaaagagaagattaAGTTCTCATACTTGCCAGCAAACAAAATTTGATCATTCATATATTATGTGAAGAGAAATCTGAAAGTTTAGGAATTGTGTTGATACAGCTTGCACTAAAATTCAATCAGCTTTTTATTAGAAATGATATTAAGACACACAAGTTCATAGCTTGCTACTGATTACAGTAAGTTCATAGCTTACTATTGATTACATTTACAAGAACAATAATACATAGAATTTGTTGATGTAAAATAAATTTGCTagcaaaaaatttaaatctataaTGGTGAGTCAATGACTGGAAATGACTTTACAAATCtattacaaatattaaatattttattacactgaagaaatatgtttcttaaaaaagcatttcattaaaCATATGAGGTCTGATTATGCACACATTGTGGAGTTTCATGTGTACAAAATTGTATGTTTCCACACTGGTTtaggaaataatattaaaaatttttttaattgaaagaataatgtgtttttcctttttttctccttgaaagTTATctgttttaaaagtaatttatctTAATATTTCAGTTATGGAACCAAAGAATTATGCTTTACAGACTTGAAATTTCTTCTGCACAGTGGTGCGATTTCTGGGGAattgatatataaa
This genomic window contains:
- the EIF2S3B gene encoding LOW QUALITY PROTEIN: eukaryotic translation initiation factor 2 subunit 3B (The sequence of the model RefSeq protein was modified relative to this genomic sequence to represent the inferred CDS: inserted 1 base in 1 codon) — protein: MAGGEAGVTQGQPHLSRQDLTTLDVTKLTPLSHEVISRQATINIGTIGHVAHGKSTVVKAISGVHTVRFKNELERNITIKLGYTNAKIYKLDDPSCRRPECYRSCGSSTPDEFPTDIPGTKGXFKLVRHVSFVDCPGHDILMATMLNGAAVMDAALLLIAGNESCPQPQTSEHLAAIEIMKLKHILILQNKIDLVKESQAKEQYEQILAFVQGTVAEGAPIIPISAQLKYNIEVVCKYIVKKIPVPPRDFTSEPRLIVIRSFDVNKPGCEVDDLKGGVAGGSILKGVLKVGQETEVRPGIVSKDSEGKLMCKPIFSKIVSLFAEHNDLQYAAPGGLIGVGTKIDPTLCRADRIVGQVLGAVTVLPEIFTELEISYFLLRRLLGVRTEGDKKAAKVQKLSKNEVLMVNIGSLSTGGRVSAVKADLGKIVLTNPVCTEVGEKIALS